The following proteins are co-located in the Clostridia bacterium genome:
- the hemC gene encoding hydroxymethylbilane synthase has product MAVGSRSELIIGTRGSALARAQAAWVREQLTRLYPECPCSIREIKTTGDRWGDVALSSIEGKGIFVKELEEALLAGEIHLAVHSIKDLPSQLPDGLVLGAITVREDPRDVWISRAGRSLAAVPAGARIGTSSLRRRAQLLNWRRDLVVENLRGNLDTRLRKLEADDWQGIVVAKAGLLRLGLAGRITEVLPLGLMVPAAGQGALGIEVRGDNAAVKEMVAKLNHPPSAAAVRAERAFLKAIGGGCRVPVGCLAEVRGDQIQAVAVVADPEGQKLLRAQREGSISQPEALGKELAQQMLDQGASQILAACRF; this is encoded by the coding sequence ATGGCGGTAGGTTCAAGGTCGGAGTTGATAATCGGCACCAGGGGGAGCGCCTTGGCCCGGGCGCAAGCAGCCTGGGTGCGCGAGCAGCTGACCCGACTCTACCCCGAGTGCCCTTGTTCCATTAGGGAGATTAAAACCACCGGCGATCGCTGGGGCGACGTGGCCCTCAGCTCCATCGAAGGGAAAGGCATATTTGTAAAAGAGCTGGAAGAGGCCCTGCTGGCAGGAGAAATCCATTTGGCGGTCCATAGCATCAAGGACCTGCCCAGCCAGCTTCCCGATGGTCTTGTCTTAGGGGCCATTACAGTTCGGGAAGATCCTCGCGACGTCTGGATTAGCAGAGCTGGCCGGAGCCTAGCCGCAGTACCAGCGGGGGCGCGGATTGGTACTTCTAGCCTGCGGCGCCGGGCCCAGCTGCTTAACTGGCGGCGGGACTTGGTGGTGGAAAATCTGCGGGGCAATTTGGATACTAGGTTGCGCAAACTGGAAGCTGACGATTGGCAGGGCATCGTAGTAGCCAAGGCGGGGTTACTCCGTTTGGGCTTGGCTGGCCGGATCACTGAGGTGCTGCCGCTGGGGCTGATGGTGCCAGCGGCCGGGCAGGGCGCCTTGGGCATCGAGGTTCGTGGCGATAACGCGGCTGTGAAAGAAATGGTAGCAAAGCTTAACCACCCTCCAAGCGCGGCCGCAGTAAGGGCGGAGCGCGCCTTTTTAAAGGCGATAGGCGGTGGCTGCCGGGTTCCGGTAGGATGCTTGGCCGAGGTACGTGGCGACCAGATTCAGGCAGTGGCAGTAGTAGCTGATCCTGAGGGACAGAAACTTCTTCGAGCCCAAAGGGAAGGCTCAATTTCCCAGCCTGAAGCCTTGGGCAAGGAGTTGGCCCAGCAAATGCTGGATCAGGGGGCAAGCCAGATTCTTGCCGCCTGCCGTTTTTGA
- a CDS encoding glutamyl-tRNA reductase — protein MQFLCLGLNHRTAPLAVREGLYLAAEELPAKLKELVAAPGVDGAVILSTCNRFELYVEQSAPVLTTLHAWLKRFNRGSTIDPSHTYCYQGRSAINHLLEVACGLDSMVKGEPQILGQVRQAYDIAREAGTVTPGLNILFQQALMVGKKVRTVTGINRRAVSVSYAAVELARSCLGDLRGRSVLLVGAGKMSELAAGYLVDHGVSTVLVSNRCYNRAAELARKFAGEAVHFSDLYQYMTRADVVLSSTAASHYVIHPTQVAEVMRQRSYRSLLFIDIAVPRDVDPEVANIPGTKVYTIDDLQGVVQENLAQREKQADEARKLIAQEGERIVEWLRSRTVVPTIRALRERAERIKEEEVERALRRLGGGERERKIVQSLGSSIIHRLLHAPTVNLKAQASRDQDLTAAEQYARVLRDLFGLEASYPDLPAKAKDEIRVRSKK, from the coding sequence GTGCAGTTCCTCTGTCTGGGCCTGAACCATAGGACGGCACCGCTGGCGGTGCGGGAAGGGTTATACCTTGCCGCCGAAGAACTGCCGGCCAAGCTGAAAGAATTGGTGGCTGCCCCGGGGGTGGATGGCGCCGTAATCCTTTCTACGTGCAATCGATTTGAACTTTATGTGGAACAGTCTGCCCCGGTGCTAACTACGCTCCATGCCTGGCTCAAGCGCTTTAACCGCGGGAGTACCATTGATCCCAGCCATACTTACTGTTACCAAGGGCGGTCGGCTATAAACCATCTCCTGGAAGTGGCCTGCGGCCTCGACTCCATGGTCAAGGGCGAACCACAGATCCTGGGGCAGGTACGCCAAGCTTACGATATTGCTCGGGAGGCGGGCACAGTAACTCCCGGGCTCAACATCCTGTTTCAGCAGGCGCTGATGGTGGGCAAGAAAGTGCGCACCGTCACCGGAATCAACCGGCGGGCTGTCTCGGTTAGTTATGCGGCGGTGGAGCTAGCCCGCTCCTGTTTAGGGGATCTAAGGGGCCGGTCGGTGCTACTGGTAGGGGCGGGTAAGATGAGCGAGCTGGCGGCCGGCTACCTAGTTGACCATGGGGTGAGCACGGTTCTAGTTTCAAACCGGTGCTATAACCGAGCCGCGGAGCTGGCCCGCAAATTTGCTGGGGAAGCCGTTCATTTCTCCGATTTGTACCAGTACATGACTAGGGCAGATGTGGTGCTGTCCAGCACCGCGGCTAGCCACTATGTTATTCACCCAACCCAAGTAGCTGAAGTTATGCGGCAGCGCTCCTATCGCTCTTTACTCTTCATCGATATTGCTGTCCCTCGGGATGTGGATCCGGAAGTAGCCAATATTCCCGGTACTAAGGTATATACCATCGACGACCTGCAAGGAGTAGTGCAGGAGAATTTGGCTCAACGTGAAAAGCAGGCGGATGAGGCCCGAAAGCTGATCGCTCAAGAAGGAGAGCGAATAGTGGAGTGGTTACGTTCCCGCACGGTGGTGCCTACTATAAGGGCGCTGCGGGAGCGGGCCGAACGCATCAAAGAAGAGGAAGTAGAGCGAGCCCTGCGGCGGTTGGGTGGGGGCGAACGGGAGAGAAAGATCGTTCAGTCCTTGGGATCATCCATTATCCATCGGTTGCTGCATGCGCCGACGGTAAACCTCAAGGCGCAAGCATCGAGGGATCAAGATCTGACTGCGGCTGAGCAGTATGCTCGAGTATTGCGGGATCTATTTGGCTTAGAAGCTTCCTACCCAGACTTGCCAGCGAAGGCGAAAGATGAGATAAGGGTTCGAAGCAAGAAGTAG
- a CDS encoding bifunctional precorrin-2 dehydrogenase/sirohydrochlorin ferrochelatase codes for MPEAWYPVWLNLSGQLCLVVGGGQVAYRKVQGLLACGARVRVAGPELAPELNSLADQGKIAATYQPYSSNDLEGVLLAIAATDNQEVNQRVSREALSRGILVNIVDQPQAGNFIVPSVVRCGDLVFGISTGGQSPFLARLIRQELEQLYGPEVRKLLLRLTQLRQQLKAKVATSQERQKIWEQLLDLELLSWARQGQWENVEERIRSAVPLSGPEP; via the coding sequence TTGCCGGAAGCGTGGTACCCCGTATGGCTAAACTTGAGCGGCCAACTGTGCTTGGTAGTGGGTGGGGGGCAGGTGGCCTACCGGAAGGTACAAGGGTTGCTAGCCTGCGGAGCTCGGGTGCGAGTTGCCGGCCCTGAGCTAGCGCCGGAGCTCAACAGTTTGGCCGACCAAGGGAAGATTGCTGCTACTTACCAGCCTTATTCCTCAAATGACCTGGAGGGAGTCTTGTTGGCCATTGCTGCCACTGATAACCAGGAAGTTAACCAACGGGTTAGCCGGGAGGCGCTGAGCCGTGGTATACTAGTTAACATAGTGGACCAGCCGCAAGCAGGCAACTTTATCGTCCCTTCGGTGGTCCGCTGTGGGGACCTAGTTTTTGGTATCAGCACCGGAGGCCAAAGTCCATTCTTGGCACGTTTGATCCGGCAGGAACTTGAACAGCTATATGGGCCGGAGGTAAGGAAGCTGCTTTTGCGCCTAACCCAATTGCGCCAGCAGCTGAAGGCAAAAGTGGCCACCAGCCAAGAGCGGCAGAAGATCTGGGAGCAGTTGTTGGATTTGGAGCTTCTATCGTGGGCTCGCCAGGGCCAATGGGAAAATGTGGAGGAGCGGATTCGCAGTGCAGTTCCTCTGTCTGGGCCTGAACCATAG
- a CDS encoding Rrf2 family transcriptional regulator: MQLTRQGDYAVRAVLDLAIRDLYEGPGTLQASQQVAQRQGIPKAFLNKIIQALVRAGILETLRGAMGGIRLARPAKEITLRHIIEAVEGTIALNRCLIGPLSCDRMEGCPVHPIWIRAQEAFLRELEQVTLEDIARQVAGVPEAKASEASLEL, encoded by the coding sequence TTGCAGCTTACACGTCAAGGGGATTACGCCGTCAGGGCGGTGCTGGATTTAGCCATTCGTGATTTATATGAAGGGCCAGGCACGCTACAGGCGAGCCAGCAGGTAGCCCAGCGCCAGGGTATACCCAAGGCGTTTCTCAACAAGATCATTCAGGCCTTGGTGCGAGCCGGTATCCTGGAGACCTTGCGGGGAGCCATGGGGGGCATTCGCCTTGCCCGCCCCGCCAAGGAGATTACCCTCCGCCATATAATTGAGGCGGTGGAAGGAACTATAGCTTTGAACCGGTGCCTAATCGGACCCTTAAGTTGCGATCGGATGGAGGGCTGCCCGGTTCATCCCATTTGGATTCGGGCTCAAGAGGCGTTCTTGCGGGAGTTGGAGCAGGTGACCCTTGAAGATATCGCCCGGCAGGTGGCCGGCGTCCCCGAGGCCAAGGCCAGCGAGGCTTCCCTTGAGCTGTAA
- a CDS encoding DUF126 domain-containing protein, producing the protein MPTIIKLQGKGRVKGVAEGEALVCRERISFWGGFNPFTGQIVEIGHPLHGQSVKGKVLVFISSKGSTAGSTVVSLAGLLGNVPAAMINSEIDDLAVQSCIACGLPLISDLDADPFEAIATGDYVRVDGEKGTVEVTKE; encoded by the coding sequence GTGCCAACCATCATTAAGTTGCAGGGGAAGGGGAGAGTAAAGGGAGTGGCTGAGGGAGAGGCTCTGGTCTGCAGGGAACGGATTTCCTTCTGGGGTGGCTTCAACCCCTTCACCGGCCAGATCGTGGAGATTGGCCACCCCCTGCATGGGCAGAGCGTCAAGGGTAAGGTCCTGGTGTTCATCTCCAGTAAAGGGTCCACTGCGGGGAGCACTGTGGTCAGTTTGGCGGGGTTGTTAGGCAACGTTCCTGCCGCCATGATCAACAGCGAGATCGACGACCTAGCCGTGCAAAGCTGTATTGCCTGCGGTTTGCCTTTGATCAGCGATCTGGATGCTGATCCCTTCGAGGCCATTGCTACCGGTGACTATGTGCGAGTGGATGGCGAGAAAGGAACGGTGGAAGTAACCAAAGAGTAG
- a CDS encoding aconitase X catalytic domain-containing protein: MELSPEQLAILQGNQGPVKAMMMHQLVQLGQAMEAKRLVPISNAHAILTGGGKLLSMLPEDAAAKQALQMDMVAGTRVAVKTTVQSGTVDLEQIDYLGIPEEAATVERKLLHEGSQSGFEVTWTCTPYLVGNVPSQGEVLAWTESSAVLYANSMLGARTNRNGISAIAAAVTGWVPEYGMLLDGCRKAQILVEVTVPLVDEMHWGALGYFTGDRAGLKVPVFTGLPSPTLEQVKQLCAALATSGGMSMFHIVGVTPEAPDLEAALGNHEPLAQYTFGSQELQETIDRMRQVSGKDIDHAVLGCPHATLYEVERAARLLRGKRLPSGVKVWIWTPFALKEVACRLGYVDAIEGAGGKVLSDSCPLAGLFSGGTRMVTNSFKMAHYSRAMLGNEVYIADWRSCLEAALEGRLP; encoded by the coding sequence ATGGAGCTTTCGCCGGAGCAGTTGGCGATTCTCCAAGGAAACCAGGGGCCGGTCAAGGCAATGATGATGCATCAACTGGTGCAGCTGGGTCAGGCTATGGAAGCCAAACGGCTGGTACCCATCTCTAACGCCCATGCCATTCTTACCGGAGGAGGTAAACTGTTGAGCATGCTGCCGGAGGACGCAGCTGCCAAGCAGGCCTTGCAGATGGACATGGTGGCCGGGACCCGGGTGGCAGTTAAGACCACGGTTCAGTCTGGCACCGTAGACCTGGAACAAATTGACTACTTGGGCATACCCGAAGAGGCGGCCACGGTGGAGAGGAAGCTTCTCCATGAAGGCAGCCAGTCCGGGTTTGAGGTCACTTGGACCTGCACTCCTTACTTGGTGGGCAACGTTCCTTCGCAAGGGGAGGTCCTGGCCTGGACTGAATCCTCAGCTGTGCTTTATGCCAACTCTATGCTGGGAGCACGTACCAACCGCAATGGGATTAGTGCCATAGCTGCAGCGGTGACTGGATGGGTGCCGGAATATGGGATGCTGCTGGATGGGTGCCGTAAAGCTCAGATTCTGGTGGAAGTAACGGTGCCGTTGGTGGACGAGATGCACTGGGGAGCCCTGGGCTATTTTACCGGCGATCGGGCCGGCCTGAAAGTACCCGTTTTTACCGGGTTGCCGTCTCCGACCTTGGAACAAGTGAAGCAGCTTTGCGCGGCCTTAGCCACTAGCGGGGGCATGTCTATGTTTCACATAGTTGGAGTTACCCCGGAAGCTCCCGACTTGGAAGCGGCTTTGGGTAACCATGAGCCTCTGGCACAATATACTTTTGGATCTCAGGAGCTTCAAGAAACCATCGACCGAATGCGCCAAGTTAGCGGCAAGGATATCGATCACGCGGTATTGGGCTGTCCCCATGCCACCCTATATGAAGTCGAGCGGGCGGCCCGCTTGCTCAGGGGAAAACGCCTGCCCTCAGGGGTCAAGGTCTGGATCTGGACGCCTTTTGCCTTGAAAGAGGTAGCCTGTCGCCTAGGCTACGTCGACGCTATCGAAGGTGCTGGCGGAAAGGTATTGTCGGATTCTTGCCCCTTGGCTGGGCTCTTTAGTGGTGGCACTCGCATGGTTACCAATTCCTTCAAGATGGCCCATTATTCGCGAGCCATGCTGGGCAATGAGGTCTATATCGCCGATTGGCGTAGCTGCCTAGAAGCGGCCTTAGAAGGGAGGTTACCTTAG
- a CDS encoding sigma 54-interacting transcriptional regulator, which produces MDGGQVSPKRFKRALKAQAMKSTLPSRELVELVLDQLDGALIVDAQARVVLITPRYADFLGVDPRACVGLPVDKVIPNTRMDVVIRTGQPEIADIWEVKGQTVVVSRIPIYKDGKVIGAAAFSVFRGLDQARDFARRLRRLDAELGYYREELRRIRGAKYSFNHIVGRSDCLRQAVTMAKLAARNNSTVLLLGETGTGKELFAHAIHQESPRRYGPFIRVNCAAIPAELMEAELFGYEEGAFTGARKGGKPGKFELAHQGTLFLDEVEELPLPLQAKLLRALQDMEIDRVGGLHPKPVDVRVIAASNDDLSRLVKEKRFRPDLYYRLAVVTIEIPPLRQRPEDIPLLAEAILARLNQEMGVNVQAISPEALDLLRAYSWPGNVREMENILQRVLNVVSTGEITCQDLIALAPRLKPPADMLPGPGSAEPAKGNLGSPGSSPKPGAWLESTTLDLRRSRKEAERQAIGQALEMAGGNKSRAAALLGVHRSVLYRKIKRYHL; this is translated from the coding sequence GTGGACGGAGGGCAGGTTTCTCCTAAGCGGTTCAAGCGAGCCCTTAAGGCCCAAGCTATGAAATCAACTTTACCTTCGCGTGAATTGGTAGAGTTAGTACTCGACCAGCTGGATGGTGCCCTGATCGTAGATGCCCAGGCCCGGGTAGTACTGATTACGCCGCGCTATGCTGATTTCCTGGGGGTGGACCCGCGGGCTTGCGTAGGCTTGCCGGTGGATAAAGTTATCCCCAATACCCGTATGGATGTGGTCATTCGCACCGGTCAGCCCGAGATTGCGGATATTTGGGAAGTCAAGGGGCAAACGGTGGTGGTGAGCCGAATACCGATCTACAAAGATGGCAAGGTGATCGGAGCAGCTGCCTTTAGTGTTTTCCGGGGGTTGGATCAAGCCCGAGATTTTGCCCGCCGGTTGCGTCGCCTAGATGCGGAATTAGGCTATTACCGGGAGGAGCTGCGGCGCATTCGTGGAGCCAAGTATAGCTTCAATCACATTGTTGGCCGGTCGGACTGCTTGCGGCAAGCGGTGACCATGGCCAAGCTGGCAGCGCGAAATAATTCCACAGTGCTGCTGCTGGGCGAGACTGGCACTGGAAAGGAGCTATTTGCCCACGCCATTCACCAGGAGAGCCCGCGCCGGTACGGGCCCTTCATCCGGGTCAACTGTGCCGCCATTCCGGCTGAGCTGATGGAAGCCGAGCTCTTCGGTTATGAAGAGGGTGCTTTTACCGGGGCCAGAAAGGGAGGAAAGCCCGGTAAGTTTGAGCTGGCCCACCAGGGAACATTGTTCCTGGACGAAGTGGAGGAGCTGCCCCTGCCGCTGCAGGCCAAGTTGCTGCGGGCGCTCCAGGATATGGAGATTGACAGGGTGGGGGGCCTTCACCCCAAACCAGTGGATGTGCGCGTTATTGCTGCTAGCAACGACGACCTATCTCGGTTGGTGAAGGAAAAGCGATTTCGGCCCGACCTCTACTACCGCCTGGCAGTAGTGACCATCGAAATACCTCCTTTGCGCCAACGGCCTGAAGACATCCCTTTGTTGGCAGAAGCTATCCTAGCCCGACTCAATCAAGAGATGGGGGTCAATGTCCAAGCCATTAGCCCGGAGGCCCTGGATTTACTCAGAGCCTATTCCTGGCCCGGAAACGTCCGGGAAATGGAGAATATCCTACAGCGAGTGCTCAACGTGGTTAGCACGGGCGAGATAACCTGTCAGGACCTCATTGCCCTTGCTCCTAGGTTGAAACCACCGGCGGATATGCTCCCAGGACCGGGCAGTGCCGAACCGGCAAAGGGTAACCTTGGTAGTCCTGGCAGCAGCCCTAAGCCGGGGGCCTGGCTTGAGTCTACTACCTTAGATTTACGCAGGTCGCGGAAGGAGGCAGAGCGCCAGGCCATCGGGCAGGCCCTGGAGATGGCGGGCGGCAATAAATCCCGGGCAGCCGCGCTCTTAGGAGTGCACCGTTCTGTCCTCTACCGCAAAATCAAACGTTACCACCTCTAG
- a CDS encoding MoaD/ThiS family protein → MVSIRSVLTKVEIYGGRRDGSFQPDITVLVNGRNIQFLQGMATPLNPDDEVTLIPPVAGG, encoded by the coding sequence TTGGTTTCAATAAGGTCAGTCCTTACAAAGGTCGAAATATATGGGGGAAGGAGGGACGGTTCTTTCCAGCCGGATATTACCGTCTTAGTAAACGGCCGCAATATCCAGTTCTTGCAAGGGATGGCTACGCCGCTTAATCCCGATGATGAAGTCACCTTGATTCCACCTGTGGCTGGGGGATGA
- a CDS encoding ISAs1 family transposase, with the protein MDKGHGRVEKRTIQTSTVLNDYLNFPYVRQVIRIKRVFSGLNGENPRAEICFWVTSLSLEKADNKRLLELARGHWSIENSLHWVRDVTFDEDRSQIRTGSGPRVFASLRNLAISLLRLKGVQNIAAGLRELAWNKGYAAALIDA; encoded by the coding sequence GTGGACAAAGGCCACGGACGGGTTGAGAAGCGCACCATCCAAACTTCCACCGTGCTCAACGACTACCTGAACTTCCCTTACGTCCGGCAGGTCATCCGGATTAAAAGGGTCTTTAGCGGTCTTAACGGGGAAAACCCCCGCGCCGAAATCTGCTTTTGGGTCACCAGCTTATCTTTAGAAAAGGCGGACAACAAGCGTCTTTTGGAGCTGGCCCGCGGGCACTGGAGCATCGAAAACTCCCTGCACTGGGTAAGGGACGTCACTTTTGACGAAGATCGCTCCCAAATCCGTACCGGGTCTGGTCCCCGGGTTTTTGCCTCCTTGCGCAACCTGGCGATCAGCCTGCTCCGTTTGAAAGGAGTGCAGAATATTGCCGCGGGCTTAAGGGAGTTGGCCTGGAATAAAGGATACGCCGCGGCGCTGATTGATGCTTGA
- a CDS encoding ISAs1 family transposase produces the protein MATHHYLGFRALVGESLKYVAQTPEGKWVALLGWGCAAFKSRHRDAWIGWSEEQKEKRLKFIVNNQRFLVLPGCSVPNLASKVLAENTGRLSRDWREIHGHPVLVAETFVDHHRFAGTCYRAAGWLPLGKTSGYGKNARVYYYHGQTKTIFVLPLHKKARQILSAPFLPPELNGGEKALVDLNTACLPGLLEHLATVSDPRKKRGIRHPQASILAVAVCALLSGAKSFVAIGEWAAGLPQDILRRLGCRYSPRLKRYVPPSEPTLRRMLQSVDAQEVDQAVGIWLFSQGRNGQAVAVDGKTLRGSKGADKKPVYLVAAFLQKEKIVIGQREVDQKTNEIAAFRPLLEPLPLEGKVVTADALHTQAENARFVVETKKADYLFPVKQNQRNLYQAIKDLAEEDFSPSVHNGGQRPRTG, from the coding sequence ATGGCCACTCACCATTACCTGGGGTTTCGCGCTTTGGTGGGCGAATCCTTGAAATACGTGGCCCAAACCCCGGAGGGGAAGTGGGTGGCCCTTTTGGGGTGGGGATGCGCCGCTTTTAAAAGCCGCCACCGGGACGCCTGGATCGGCTGGTCCGAAGAGCAGAAGGAAAAAAGGCTGAAGTTTATCGTCAACAACCAGCGCTTTCTAGTCCTCCCCGGCTGTTCCGTACCCAACCTGGCCTCGAAGGTCCTGGCCGAAAACACAGGACGGCTTTCAAGAGACTGGCGGGAGATTCACGGCCACCCGGTTCTGGTGGCGGAAACCTTCGTCGATCACCACCGGTTCGCCGGGACCTGCTACCGGGCCGCCGGGTGGCTCCCCCTGGGGAAGACGAGCGGCTACGGCAAAAACGCCAGGGTGTACTACTACCACGGGCAGACGAAAACAATCTTTGTCCTTCCCCTGCACAAAAAGGCCCGGCAGATTTTGTCCGCCCCGTTCTTGCCGCCAGAACTAAACGGAGGGGAAAAGGCGTTGGTCGATCTGAACACGGCTTGTCTTCCCGGGCTTTTAGAACACTTGGCCACCGTTTCCGACCCCCGCAAAAAGCGGGGGATCCGCCATCCCCAGGCATCCATCCTGGCGGTGGCCGTATGTGCCCTCCTGTCCGGGGCGAAAAGTTTTGTCGCCATTGGGGAGTGGGCGGCCGGCCTTCCCCAGGATATTTTAAGGCGCCTGGGCTGCCGGTACAGCCCGCGGTTGAAAAGATACGTCCCTCCCAGCGAACCGACTTTGCGCCGGATGCTCCAGTCCGTGGACGCCCAGGAGGTGGACCAGGCGGTCGGCATCTGGCTGTTTTCCCAAGGCCGAAACGGCCAGGCAGTTGCCGTTGACGGTAAGACCCTGCGGGGTTCGAAGGGGGCCGATAAAAAGCCCGTTTACCTGGTGGCCGCCTTTTTGCAGAAAGAGAAAATCGTTATCGGCCAGCGGGAGGTAGATCAGAAGACCAACGAAATCGCTGCCTTTCGCCCCCTTTTGGAGCCCCTTCCTCTCGAAGGAAAGGTGGTTACCGCCGATGCCCTCCACACTCAGGCGGAAAACGCACGCTTTGTGGTGGAGACCAAGAAAGCCGACTACCTCTTCCCGGTAAAGCAGAACCAAAGGAATCTTTACCAGGCAATCAAAGACCTGGCCGAGGAGGATTTTTCCCCCTCCGTACACAACGGTGGACAAAGGCCACGGACGGGTTGA
- a CDS encoding rubrerythrin family protein, translated as MELVNENKLAVAKGTEVEGAVEGNFKGETSEVGLYLAMARQAQREGYPEIAQVLESIAWDEAWHAAHFAELNGLISASTKENIERMLEGEIKANKGKREAAVKAKEIGLDPAHDFFDESSRDEGRHARALQGLLDRYFKE; from the coding sequence ATGGAGCTGGTTAACGAGAATAAGTTGGCAGTAGCTAAGGGTACTGAAGTTGAAGGAGCAGTAGAGGGTAACTTTAAAGGCGAAACCTCTGAGGTAGGGCTGTATTTGGCCATGGCCAGGCAGGCCCAGCGGGAAGGTTACCCGGAGATAGCTCAGGTGCTGGAAAGCATTGCCTGGGATGAAGCTTGGCACGCCGCTCACTTTGCCGAGCTTAACGGCCTGATTTCAGCTAGCACCAAGGAAAATATCGAAAGGATGCTAGAAGGCGAGATCAAAGCTAACAAAGGTAAGCGCGAGGCTGCCGTCAAGGCCAAGGAAATCGGCCTGGATCCTGCCCACGATTTCTTCGATGAGTCCTCCCGGGACGAGGGCCGCCATGCCCGCGCCCTGCAAGGGCTCTTGGACCGCTACTTCAAGGAATAA